AGTGAGATGCTGTAACACAGGTCTAAAGCTCCTGAAACACTTGCTACATTCTCACTTTGTCACATCGACTGGCTCTGTACGTGGTGTATGTCTTGGAATTCAATAAACCCCTCTGTGTGACACTGCTTTGTTCATATTGACTTTTAAATTGAAATCCTGACTCATCTCTCTTCTCTAATTCCCAACCATTCTCTTTtactcccctgctcctctcctctctcctcatccttctctctctctttctcttagctcccttctctcctcccggtAGTGAGACCGTGGTGAAGTTTGATGCCTACGGCGACGGGATGGGACGCTACAACATCTTCAGTTACCAGCACAACGCTGATCGCTACGGATACGTGCCCATTGGTGAGTGGGCGGAGACTCTGAGCCTGAGCAGTGACCTGATTCGCTGGCCAAGGGAGGTGGTGCCCCCATCCCAGTGCAGCGACCCGTGTGCCCACAACGAAATGAAGAAGATGCAGGCTggtgaggaacacacacacacacacacacacacacacacacacacacacacacacacacacacacacacacacacacacacacacacacacacacacacacacacacacacacacacacacacacacacacacacacacacacacacacacagggcttaaGCAGATCTAGTGACATCACTAGCAGAAGTTTCAGTGTAATTTGTTTTGGAAGAATGAAATGATTAGAGCAGCTGGCTCTCATGTAAACATCCTCGTTTCCTTTTCTTACATAAAAGCTGCCTAAGGTAATATATTTGTTTTATACCTGTATCTTGTAGGAGAGTACTGTTGTTGGATCTGTACGGCATGTGAGGCTCATGAGTACCTAGCTGATGAGTTCACCTGTTCGCCCTGCGCCCCTGGCCAGTGGCCCAGTGAAGACCTAATTTCCTGTTACGACCTGCCTGAGGACTACATCATGTGGGAGGATGCCTGGGCTATTGGACCAATCAGCATCGCCGTTGTTGGGTGAgaagttagaggagaggaatCAGTCTCATCAGGCCCAGCACTAACACTAGACACTTTTCCCAGGGGATTCAACAAAGTCAACTGAAACTGATCTACTCTCCCTCTGCAGGTTCCTGTGTACATCTCTGGTGTTCTGGGTGTTTGTGAGACACAACAGCACGCCCCTGGTGAAGGCGTCAGGCAGAGAGTTGTGTTACATTCTACTGCTGGGTGTCTTCATGTCCTACTCCCTCACCTTCCTCTTCCTGGCCAAGCCCTCGCCTGCTATCTGCGCCATGCGACGCCTCGGCCTCAGCACCTCATTCGCTGTCTGCTACTCTGCCCTGCTCACCAAGACCAATCGGATCGCCCGGATCTTCAGTGGGGTGAAGGACGGGGGCGGGACCACAAAGCCGCGCTTCATAAGCCCCACGTCCCAGGTCAGAGGTTATCCTAGCTGTCAGAAgatgggggagggaagagggagggaaaaaagagatgagggagagataaagaaacagaggtagggagagatggaaggaggagggagatggaggcagATTACAGATAGATAATTTAGATGATGGTGttggtcttctctctctttctctctctctctctctctctctctctctcccccacccccagGTGTTTATCTGTCTCAGTCTGATATCGGTCCAGTTAGTGATGGTGTCAGTGTGGTTGCTGCTGGAGGTTCCTGGTACCAGGAGGTTTACGTTACCGGAGCGACGGCAGACAGTGATCCTGAAGTGTAACGTCCGTGACTCCAGCATGCTGCTGTCGCTAGGATACGACGTGCTCCTGGTCATCCTGTGTACTGTGTAGGTGGTGCAGAGGTGCtgcgtgtgactgtgtgtgtggactTCTGAAGGTTTATCACTCTGTTTATTAAGTAAGCCTTCAAGGTTTGTTAATTCTTTCGTTCTATTTGTCTCCTTTATCTGATCCTAGGTACGCCTTCAAGACCAGGAAGTGTCCAGAGAACTTCAACGAGGCTAAGTTCATAGGTTTCACCATGTACACAACCTGTATCATCTGGCTAGCCTTCCTGCCCATATTCTACGTCACATCCAGTGACTACAGGGTGAGAGcaaggttcacacacacacacacacacacacacacacacacacacacacacacacacacacacacacacacacacacacacacacacacacacacacacacacacacacacacacacacacacacacacaaacaaactcaaGCAGGCTGTCCTTTTTTCTACATCCCTACATCACCACAGATACAGACATTTTAATGAGTACTCCTCTTGCAGTTTACTTCAGTATGTACACAACCTTTATATTCATCATGAACAAACATAAGGGCAAACGTTTTAATAAGACACACTGCTGTCTTCCACTGTCGCTGGCTGCAGGATATCTGTCCTGACATGTCATGCTAACTGTTTTATGTGCACCCTTATAATGTTAATCCAAGAGGCTGCCAGGTACTGACAAACTGTCGACAAGCAGAGCAAGAGGAGGATATGTGTTTACCTGATCcttacaaatcacacacacactcacacacacagccttagggtgtGGAAAGAATTGCTTTGGCCTTGGTAATCTGActtgggaggtagagagagacacaccacgGCCTTGTCTGTgagatggtgtgtgtgcgtgtgtgtgtgcgtgtgtgtatgcgtgtgtgtgtgcgtgtgtgcacttgtacaggaagtggatacacacacatttcttcttgCTTTACTGTCTGTTCATACATACGTCCATAAAAAGCATGCACTCTTCCTTCCTCTGGTCCTCTGTTCCAGTGTAGTTACCatgttctctgtctccctctggtcctctgttccagtgtagttaccatgttctctgtctccctctggtcctctgttccagtgtagttaccatgttctctgtctccctctggtcctctgttccagtgtagttaccatgttctctgtctccctctgttccagtgtagttaccatgttctctgtctccctctggtcctctgttccagtgtagttaccatgttctctgtctccctctggtcctctggtcctctgttccagtgtagttaccatgttctctgtctccctctggtcctctggtcctctgttccagtgtagttaccatgttctctgtctccctctggtcctctggtcctctgttccagtgtagttaccatgttctctgtctccctctggtcctctggtcctctgTTCCAGTGGAGTTACCatgttctctgtctccctctacaggtCCAGACCACCACCATGTGTATCTCTGTCAGTCTCAGTGGTTTTGTGGTGCTGGGCTGTATGTTCGCTCCCAAGGTCCACATCATCATGTTCCAACCACAGAAGAACGTCACCAGTCTCCGCCTCAATATCAACCGCTTCAGTGTCAGTGGTCCTGCCACCACGTACGCTTCACACGGTATGGTTAAGTTACAGTCAGAGACACTGACCAATGGGCATGGTTCGTTATGTAGCCAAGTTGGAATTTAACTAAATGTCCCATTTttatgaatctctctctctctctctctctctctctctctctctctctccctccctctccctctccctctccagcatCGGTGAGTGCCCAGTACGTACCGACAGTGTGTAATGGGAGAGAGATCGTCGACTCCACCACTTCCTCTCTGTGACCACACCCACTCACCTCTCTAACCCTGCCCCCCAGAGACTGTTAGCCAATAGGCACACATTGTgcccccctgtcccctcctcccacgATGTGGACCAGCACAGTTCTGTTTCACGGCTGTAGAAAGGGTTTACTACTACATTGTTTTCTAGTGCTGTACATATAATGGAATCAAAATTGTTGTAGAGAAACAAAAGAACCAAAACAACTTTGTAGGAGGATTTTTTGAGCCTTTGTTTGGAATAGCTTTGTTAAGACGATGTGTACATATATAACTGTGCACTGGGTTGTgataggagtgtgtatgtgtcaaGGTTGTGataggagtgtgtgtatgtgtgtgtgataggagtgtgtatgtgttaaGGTTGTGAtaggagtgtgtgtatatgtgtgtgttagggttgcgataggagtgtgtgtgtgtgttaaggttgtgataggagtgtgtatgtgttaaGGTTGTGataggagtgtgtgtatgtgtgtgtgttagggttgtgataggagtgtgtgtgtgtgtgttagggttgtgatagcagtgtgtgtgttagggttgtgataggagtgtgtgtgtgtgtgttaaggttgtgataggagtgtgtgtatgtgtgtgtgttagggttgtgaaatgagtgtgtgtatgtgtgtgttagggttgtgataggagtgtgtgtgtgtgtgttaaggttgtgataggagtgtgtgtatgtgtgtgtgttagggttgtgataggagtgtgtgtgttagggttgtgatgggagtgtgtgtatgtgtgtgtgttagggttgtgaaatgagtgtgtgtatgtgtgtgttagggttgtgataggagtgtgtgtgtgtgtgtgtgtgtgtgtgtgtgtgtgtgtgtgtgtgtgtgtgtgtgtgtgtgtgtgtgtgtgtgtgtgtgtgtgtgtgtgtgtgtgtgtgtgtgtgtgttagggttgtgataggagtgtgtgtgtgtgtgtgttagggttgtgataggagtgtgtgtgtgtgttagggttgtgatagtagtgtgtgtgtttgttagggtTGTGataggaaagtgtgtgtgtgtgtgtgttagggttgtgataggagtgtgtgtgtgtgtgtgtgtgtgtgtgttagggttgtgatagtagtgtgtgtgtttgttagggtTGTGataggaaagtgtgtgtgtgtgtgtgtgtgtgtgtgtgtgtgtgtgtgtgtgtgtgtgtgtgtgtgttaaggttgtgataggagtgtgtatgtgtgttagggtTGTgataggaatgtgtgtgtgtgttaggagtgtgtgtgtgtgtgtgtgtgtgtgtgtgtgtgtgtgtgtgtgtgttaggattgtgataggagtgtgtgtatgtattaggGGTGTCTGAGAACAGATGTTCTGTAGGGGTAGTGGCTGAGACAGCCTCACCTGCAATAGCCCGCAGACTTTGTACTATTTTTTGTAGGCCTCATTGTAATAACCCAGTCAGTATgcatttttattcatttgtatgttgtatgttgtatctgtatatttgtatattaCTGATGGTTGGAACAGCACAATGCTGACAGTATTATGTAACTCCAGTAGGATTCCCACTACTGTGGACTGACTGTGGATGAAGCTCCCTGATTTGGGCTGACGAGCCCATAGGAATAGAATGGCTGGAACGGACATAGTATCCACATTTCATACAGTATGTTGAATCACACATTTGCTCTCATTGTAGCATATAgggggaaggtagcctagtggttagagggttgggccagtaactgaaaggtcgctggttcaacaTCTTCAGTTACCAGCACAACTCTGATCGCTACGGATACGTGCCCATTGGTGAGTGGCCGGAGACTCTGAGCCTGAGCAGTGACCTGATTCGCTGGCCAAGGGAGGTGGTGCCCCCTTCCCAGTGCAGCGACCTGTGTGCCCACAACGAGATGAAGAAGATAAAGGCTggttaggaacacacacacacagggctttaAGCAGATCTAGTGATAGCACTAGTAGAAGCTCTATTTGAGTCCCTGAGCCGATAAGgcgaaaaatatgttgatgtgctcttgagcaaggctcttaaccctactggctcctgtaagtcactctggataagagtgtctgctaaaatgtaaatgttcaaaATATAGCAGTATAGAATATTTACTGAACTTTCCAAATTATGCACCCAATATGGCAGCCATTCCAGTCATTGTTTTGAACTGGAATGTCCTTTCTACTCGTTCTAACTCTATGGAACAGCCACTGTATAGGAGGGTCCAATTACCTTGGTGGCCATAGTAACAGACGTGTGTACAACAACGCAACAACATTTCTCCTTAACCAGCATTTTCGGCACAAACGTTAGCAACGGTGTGACAACACAAGGTCGTTAATTACAAGTGACTGTTCAAAGTCTTAACTGCCATTATTGTCAATATTAAAGAAACATTACAGATGCTATGCCACAACCCTAAACTCACTCACTGATGTTTCGTTTAGCATTCAGAAACATTCACTGAAATCGTTCCACAAGCACTGTTTGTAGAAATTAGTTTACGTCGCACAAGTGTAGTTGAACACGTCTTCCCTGGATTGGCATCCTTTATACCAATGGGTAGTGAGCCCTCCCTTGTCGAAGTGTTCTATAGTCATGTGATGATGTTCTATTCATGGCTATGTGCCTTAAAGGGAAATTCCACCCCAAAacgatcttttggtatttgtttcattagtccatatACCCccaaaatgtatatacagtaccagtcaaaagtttggagacacctacagtactcattccagggtttttctttatttgtactaatttctacattgtagagcaatagtgaagacatcaaaactattaaataacacatatggaatcatgtagtaacccaaaaagtgttacacaaatcataataccctttgccttgatgacagctttgcacactcttggcattctctcaaccagcttcacctggaatacttttccaacagtcttggaggagttcccacatatgctcagcacttgttggctgcttttccttcactccgctgtccaactcatcccaagccatctcaattgggttgaggtcgggtgattgtggaggccaggtcatctgatgcagcactccatcactctccttcttggtcaaatagcccttgcacagcctggaggtgtgttgggtcattgtcctgttgaaaaacaaatgatagtcccactaagtgcaaaccagatgggatggcgtatcgctgcttGGTAGCAATgtcggttaagtgtgccttgaattgtaaataaatcactgacagtgtcaccagcaaagcacctccacaccatcacaccacctcctccatgcttcacagtgggaaccacacatgcagagatcatccgttcacctactctacgtctcacagacagggcggttggaaccaaaaatctcaaatttggaatccagaccaaaggacagatttccaccagtctaatgtccattgctcatgtttcttggccaagcaagtctcttcttattattggtgttcatcttcttattggtgtttcTTTACAGCAGTTCgaccatgatggcctgattcatgcagtctcctctgaacagttgatgttgagatgtgtctgttactctgtgatgcatttatttgggctgaaatttctggATTGTCGCttctcttcgcttatttgagctgttcttgccataatacggacttgttttttttaccaaattgggctttcttctgtataccacaacacaacactgatttgctaaaatgcattaaggaaagaaattccacaaaatatcttttaacaaggcacacctgttaattgtaatgaattccaggtgactacctcatgaaacttgttgagagaatgccaagagtgtgcaaagctgtcatcaaggcaaagggtgactattttgaagaatctcaaacctcaaatatattttgatttgtttaacactattttgcttactacatgattccaaatgtgttatttcatagttttgatgtcttcactattattctacaatgtagaaaatagtaaaaataaagacaaacccttgaatgagtaggtgtgtccaaacagactggtactgtatatcttgaAAACATGATatctgacatgcaaaacattttgggactacatcaacaatggactaatgaaacaaatgtgAAAACATCGTTTTTGCATAGAGTTTTCCTTTAATGTGTGTCTGCTAGTTTATCCATGCTGTGCTTATAGGcaaagatctaggatcagcttacagtCCACCAATCCCAACCTTAATCATTAGGGCTAAAAACTTCAAACTGACTTTAGCTCAGTGTTCATGGTTAAAGTCATCCTGCCCCTGGTGTTATTCTATCCTCCCAAGTTGTCATTGTTGATGGGAGGTGGGAGGGAAAGCAGATATTCTGGATGCTCTCGAACTTCTTAAATAgaatcctctccttgtctcctttccttcatcccACTTTTCTGTTGTGTGAAACACAGGAAGTGTCCAGGAGAATGAGGCCACACCCACCTCTGCTAACAGATTTGACTGGGGTGTGAAAACCGCTGTCACACCCCTAACGCAGGTCACCAGTCAACCATTTCCCCAAAGGCTTAGGAatggtgagaaaaaaaaacaagggACAGTTTCTGTGATTGagcatttgtctgtgtgtgttttgcagcAGGCAGAGGAGCAGGATTATATAAAAGCGTCCCACGGCCCAGAAGGCACAGCATCATGTTCAGcccagacacacactaacacggcCCAGAGATTGGAAGGCTGTTGTCCTGAGGCTTATGCATTCACTCCCCAGCCCTGCTCCAACCAGACACTATAACCTCCCATCCACTCCTCTCCCTGCATGGCACGTTGCTATGGACAACCACTGCCACATCCACAATTCCTTTTGTTCTGATGTAGTGGGATGGGGGAGTCGAGTATGAAGaagggaggaggattaaggagtgGGATGTTGATTCAAACTCAAGTTGTCTTTAATGATGGGACTTGGCAGAAAACTCAACCAACCTACTTTCCACATTCCCCCTCTCCATCAGTCTCCCTATCTTTCTCTGTCACCCATGGCAGTCCACCTTCACTATCTCATCTTGTGAAACTTTGCTGGTATATTTGTCAGAGCCAAGATTGCTTAAGACAGGCTCTGTACGGGTCCTGAGCCCACTGCAACACAATGCCAAGAAGGGTTCTGCGACCGCGCTCCATCATGTCAAGCATACACATACAGAACCTGAATCAAATACACACAAAGAACATGGGGCTGTCACAGCAGCAGCCTTGAAGAgggtggagatggagggagggatggagagagaagagttgGTGTTGCAGTCTGATTGTGTGAGCTGTGTTCAACTCAAAGCAGTGGCAtactgtagaactacagatgagGTATACATCTAGTCCCTTTTAAAAATGATACTGTACTAGTTAGCTTGACCAACAGATGACAGGGATTGTAATGTGTACATATGGGAATAGGCTAGGAGTGACTGGTCATTCACTAGCAATGTAGAACAATACAACAAAACAGTGAAGTTAACAGTCAGTCTTTTACCATTATAAGTGTCAATGCTAATGGTACTAACTCTGTCCAAAGGTGTCTTTAATAATGTTATCAAAGTATGTGTTCGCTTTTCACAGCGTATTCTCACCTGGAATGGGTCAGTGATCTCCAGATTCCCAAGAGAACAACCCAGAACATTCTGGAGTCAAGGTAGAAGTTGCTCcaataaccacagatctaggatcagattacactatcctcaatcctaaccttaaccattatagGATGACAAGGTATCTCACCCTGGATCAGTGGTTAGATCTGGGGTCAACGTGAACCCTGACCTCTTTGGACTGGCCGATCAGAAAGCAATAGAGCTCATCATACGTGCAATAACGAGGACAtcataataaacaataacaaatgatCCGCCTGTTGTCTGCTCACTTCTTGTGTGTAGGTTTTTCATTGGAAGCAAGGAACAGATTGAAAGTGTACACAAATACAAtatagtttatttcactttaAATAACAGAAAGGCAGTCAGCATCATATCATCATATGGATAATGTAACATCGCCACTCCTGATTGGACTAAGAGAGAGTGAAGGACATTCCACCATCACCATGGTAACCCAAAGCCTACAAACAGAACAAATGGGTAAAGGGTGGTGCAGGTCAGACTAAGATGAGActgtaatagtgtgtgtgtgtgtgtgtgtgtgtgccgggtATTTAGGGCTATGTGCGGATTTCTGTAGATCTCAAAGGATTAGACAGGTGCCAACATGCAAAAATCCCACCCAGCCTTTCAGAGGGCACTATGGAACACCGTTTCTTTCCTCTTATTGAGAAGGAGCCTAAACACCTGAGGGAAAACAACATGGCCGCCAAAGCAACCTAACAACAGAGTGACGGAAAACAGCACAAAAAACATCCCACATACAGGTTCTCTTCTCTACCTAAGCAGAACCGACACACCACCCATATACCCCACCATACACACCCGTTTAAATCACACCACCCATATAGCCCACCATACACACCCGTTTAAATCACACCGCCCATATTCCAGCAATccacccatatacacacacacaccattccagGGATAAGGCCAGATGGGTGTAATGTCCTCTCACATGTGTTTGTCAGTGAGCATGCATTCTGGGTGTGTACTCTGCATGTGTCTATGTatgttctgagtgtgtgtgttaagggtTCAAACCCTCAACATGGAGATATGTTGAAGAAGtctctctggggggggggggttctctcCTTGTTCTCCTTCTTCACCCCCACACCAACCCGTTTGACTGTGAGGAGTTCAACTGGACATTTTCATAGCTTCTCTCGTTTCCCTGTGGATGAAATATACAGAGACACGTTAGTCTATGAACTAGAATTACCAGGGGAGAAACAGATTCTGCACTCgcaagtgtacacacacacacacacacacacacacacacacacacaaaaggtaATGTAGTTTGATTTCAGCATAACTGCATAGTGGTTCTGACTCTTACCCTAGATGCGATGGCTTTGAGTTTGCGTATCAGGGATGTTTTTTTGGAGTAGACCACctcatcctccatctctccctcgttctcctctccctccatcacggCACAGCTGTCTGCCCCCGGCAGTTCACACTCCTTATTGGCAGACATTACCAGCTTCGAGTACTTAAACTCCAGCCTACCAGAGTCAGGGGTAGGCGGGACTTAGAAAAATCACCAAACTTCAGTACTACTCTAGTTCTTATTCCAGACATATGTATGAATGAATACATGAGTTCCTACCTCTTGTTCTTCTTCCAGAAATAGCAGGTGATGGAGAAGAGCAGTGCGGCGGTGAAGGCTCCTATCGTCGCCCCCATCTTTACCAAGAAGTCCATGCTCTCACACGGCCAGGTCTTCTTCTCCGGAAGGGACACCCCTCCTACACACCGCTTTGGCTCAGTCCACACATACAGAGTGTcctggggagagggagacagtgaacATGTGTAATGCTATGAAATACATTTTATCTAAAGGATTCAGAGTGAGAGCAGATAGCAGCTCCTTGCAGGTAATCGATTAGTAAAACACGCACCTGTAGTCCTCCCTTGCAGGCTCCCTCTATCTGGTGGTAGTTTGTGGATGTGCACTGAGGACACGCCCCCGAGCTCTCCCACAGGAAGTGGAAGGTACAGCCATCACACGTGCCTGCCGGACACTGACTACAACAGAGAAACATACTGTTACTACAATGTACTAATCTAACTTTTACGTTATAAGGACAGTTTCAATGAGATGTAATCTGATCAAATCCGATCAAATCTGAGTGATAAATCCATGTGTTTGTTCTCAGCTTCTCGTGTTCCCCCAGCACGCAGCATGAATATCCATCACACAGAGTTAGATAACTAGCTGCCTGGGAGTAAAAGCAAACTTCTTACTAATTTAACAGTCACAAGAGGATGCAGAGTTTCTGTGAATTGAGCTTGCAGTTCATTTCGAGCTTGGACTTCTTTTAAGTCTCTCCTTTTACTAGTAATCTCCTTTGAGGCTGCAGTTTCAGagcaagacagaaagagaaaaagagagagatagaaagaaagagaggggcaagaagagaggaaaggagacagaCAGTACCTGGGTACTGTGAGTTCTCCTTGTGTGCTTCTATCCGGGTTACAGCGAAGCGTCACCACCACGTTACGACCTTTATCACATGACGAGGTCACCTCCAGAGAACTATCCAATAGAAGcacaacatttggttaaaaaaacAACAGGGTGCTACTGATTAAGAGCAACTAAATACTACCCCAAACCTTTACTTGGGCCCCAAAAACACAATTCACAGAAGTAGTTATGTTTTAGAATTTGTGTTTTAGGATGTAGAAAAGATAAATTACCGGTAGAAGAAGTTGACGTCAGGGACTTTGTTGGTGGTCTGTGGGAACAGGTCTGGTCTTGCCTTGACTCCATCCAGAGTCAAGGCCACTGTCGCTCCTACACACATTCATCAATAAATTAACGCCTACTATACACCAGCGACAAAGATCGGCATCAGGTTACaaggaaaatgtgtgtgtgtgatgtgtactCACCCAGGAAGGTGTCTGCTAGGCTGATGGACTGAGAGGATAGTGCTGTGTGGAAGCCCCGCCCACTCGAGGGGATAATGGTTGATTGACAGATTAAAGTCTCCACCGCATTGGCTGGTTCCCCTGTCTCTTTCTGAGAATCGGCACTGGAAAGGTCTGTCACGTTGTCTGTACACACAGCCCTTCTACCCTGAGAATTTAAAGCACAATTCAGGATCACAAAGTAATTGTAGGTTGCAAATATTGTtaaaatcagtgtgtgtgtgtgtgtgtacctctcctcCACAGAGGCTGATGTTGAAAAGATGGTAGTATTTGGTTCCTTTGGTGGTAAAACTGGGTCCGTTCATCAGTGTTCCAACAGAGCCCAGGGAACTGTAGTCAAAACTCAGAGACACATTGTTCTCAGAGTAGGAGAACACACAGTCACTGTAGCACCTGCTGTGCTCCTGAAAAAACAAACATTCAGTTTTGCACTGGGGGAATCAACAATGGACACACTTTTATTCACCAACCtcgacacacataaacacacgctTGGTGTGACACTGATATCAACTAAACACACACCTTGTTACTCTTGCTGGATGGTCCACAGGGTTTGCAGGC
The Salmo salar chromosome ssa16, Ssal_v3.1, whole genome shotgun sequence DNA segment above includes these coding regions:
- the LOC106573453 gene encoding metabotropic glutamate receptor 3, coding for MLSRIPTVLLAVLCRCVLVSLGVDPPHPRREIRIEGDLVLGGLFPVHEKGGGIEECGRVNEDRGIQRLEAMLFAIDMINSDPTLLPGVSLGVHILDTCSRDTYALEQALEFVRVSLTKVDDTEFICPDGSYALQEDIPLAIAGVIGGSYSSVSIQVANLLRLFQIPQISYASTSAKLSDKTRYDYFARTVPPDFYQAKAMAEILRLFNWTYVSTVASEGDYGETGIEAFEQEARMRNICIATSEKVGRSNAKKSYEAVIRQLLQKPNARVAVLFLRSDDARELLSAAARLNATFIWVASDGWGAQESIVKGNEATANGAITLELAANPVPAFNRYFLSLDPINNHRNPWYREFWEQKFQCSLGGGGGGVGAGAGGVGSGGTVSLSLPPCDKGVLVDDSNFEPESKIMFVVNAVYAVAHALDKMQRTLCSNTNKLCDSMKALDGRKLYRDYLLNISFTAPFSPPGSETVVKFDAYGDGMGRYNIFSYQHNADRYGYVPIGEWAETLSLSSDLIRWPREVVPPSQCSDPCAHNEMKKMQAGEYCCWICTACEAHEYLADEFTCSPCAPGQWPSEDLISCYDLPEDYIMWEDAWAIGPISIAVVGFLCTSLVFWVFVRHNSTPLVKASGRELCYILLLGVFMSYSLTFLFLAKPSPAICAMRRLGLSTSFAVCYSALLTKTNRIARIFSGVKDGGGTTKPRFISPTSQVFICLSLISVQLVMVSVWLLLEVPGTRRFTLPERRQTVILKCNVRDSSMLLSLGYDVLLVILCTVYAFKTRKCPENFNEAKFIGFTMYTTCIIWLAFLPIFYVTSSDYRVQTTTMCISVSLSGFVVLGCMFAPKVHIIMFQPQKNVTSLRLNINRFSVSGPATTYASHASQAEEQDYIKASHGPEGTASCSAQTHTNTAQRLEGCCPEAYAFTPQPCSNQTL